In one Massilia endophytica genomic region, the following are encoded:
- a CDS encoding oxidoreductase-like domain-containing protein → MPDPEDPRPEPPAAPKPGDCCGSGCVHCVYDLYEEAMERYREALAAWEARHGQQRSP, encoded by the coding sequence ATGCCTGATCCGGAGGACCCGCGCCCCGAGCCGCCTGCGGCGCCCAAGCCGGGCGACTGCTGCGGCAGCGGCTGCGTGCACTGCGTTTACGACCTCTACGAAGAGGCGATGGAGCGCTACCGCGAAGCGCTGGCGGCCTGGGAAGCGCGGCACGGTCAACAGCGTTCACCGTGA
- a CDS encoding NRAMP family divalent metal transporter produces MDPSESLHDTAAESATVPPSGQSWLSKLGPGLITGAADDDPSGIATYSQAGAQFGFGLLWTMLLTFPMMAAIQIISARIGRVTGRGLATNIRHHSPPWLLYSLVSLLLVANTINIAADIAAMGDAVRLIAGGRPHWYALAFGILSLLLQVFIPYRRYVHILKWLTLALLAYVATVLVVNVPWREALHATLVPHLSWRPEYLTTVVAVFGTTISPYLFFWQAAQEVEELRADPQAEPLKCDPAQAPEQYQRIKLDTVVGMGFSNLVAFFIMLTTAVTLHAHGITDIGSSAQAASALKPIAGEFAFVLFTLGIVGTGLLAIPVLAGSAAYAMAGTFRWKNSLELQFSAARKFYLIIIASTMAGVGIGFLPIDPIKALFWAAVINGVIAVPIMAVMMALASKADVMGGLPISRRLRILGWICTAVMGLAVIAMFATMR; encoded by the coding sequence ATGGACCCATCCGAATCCCTTCATGACACGGCGGCCGAATCGGCCACCGTGCCGCCCTCGGGGCAATCCTGGCTGAGCAAGCTGGGCCCCGGCCTGATTACGGGCGCAGCGGACGACGACCCCTCCGGCATCGCCACCTATTCCCAGGCGGGCGCCCAGTTCGGCTTCGGCCTGCTCTGGACCATGCTGCTGACCTTCCCCATGATGGCGGCCATCCAGATCATCAGCGCCCGCATCGGCCGCGTCACGGGGCGTGGGCTCGCCACCAATATCCGTCACCATTCGCCGCCCTGGCTGCTCTACAGCCTCGTGAGCCTGCTGCTGGTGGCCAACACCATCAACATCGCCGCCGACATCGCGGCGATGGGCGACGCGGTGCGCCTGATCGCGGGCGGCAGGCCGCACTGGTATGCCCTGGCTTTCGGCATCCTCTCACTCCTGCTGCAGGTTTTCATTCCCTACCGGCGCTACGTCCACATCCTGAAATGGCTGACCCTGGCGCTGCTGGCCTATGTGGCAACCGTGCTGGTGGTGAACGTGCCCTGGCGCGAAGCCCTGCATGCGACCCTTGTGCCGCACCTGTCCTGGCGCCCCGAATACCTGACGACGGTGGTGGCTGTGTTCGGCACCACCATCAGCCCCTATCTCTTCTTCTGGCAGGCCGCGCAGGAGGTGGAAGAACTGCGCGCCGATCCGCAGGCCGAACCGCTCAAATGCGACCCCGCCCAGGCCCCCGAGCAGTATCAGCGCATCAAGCTGGATACCGTGGTCGGCATGGGCTTCTCCAACCTGGTGGCCTTCTTCATCATGCTGACCACGGCGGTCACGCTCCATGCCCACGGCATCACGGACATCGGCTCCTCGGCGCAGGCCGCCTCGGCCCTGAAACCCATCGCGGGCGAATTCGCCTTCGTGCTCTTCACGCTGGGTATAGTCGGCACCGGCCTGCTCGCCATTCCCGTGCTGGCGGGATCGGCGGCCTATGCCATGGCGGGCACTTTCCGCTGGAAGAACAGCCTGGAGCTGCAGTTCTCGGCCGCGCGCAAGTTCTATCTCATCATCATCGCCTCGACCATGGCGGGCGTCGGCATCGGCTTCCTGCCCATCGACCCGATCAAGGCCCTGTTCTGGGCGGCGGTAATCAACGGCGTGATCGCGGTGCCCATCATGGCGGTGATGATGGCGTTGGCCAGCAAGGCCGACGTGATGGGCGGGCTGCCCATTTCGCGGCGCCTGCGCATCCTGGGCTGGATCTGCACGGCAGTGATGGGGCTGGCAGTGATCGCCATGTTCGCCACCATGCGGTAA
- a CDS encoding PEP-CTERM sorting domain-containing protein (PEP-CTERM proteins occur, often in large numbers, in the proteomes of bacteria that also encode an exosortase, a predicted intramembrane cysteine proteinase. The presence of a PEP-CTERM domain at a protein's C-terminus predicts cleavage within the sorting domain, followed by covalent anchoring to some some component of the (usually Gram-negative) cell surface. Many PEP-CTERM proteins exhibit an unusual sequence composition that includes large numbers of potential glycosylation sites. Expression of one such protein has been shown restore the ability of a bacterium to form floc, a type of biofilm.) — protein sequence MLKMKHKLLAALALAAAQAQAGSAGQLTVDDASLGGTGPAFWSDDTVYSGVNPMRSTSGFAGEFAPTGTGSWTSLERISQSGAIRDQSSTFNFTFAFDNAAHTSGSWTITNATANKVQIDLVLAMHAANGGGSFLFDNQVIDARQTLAGRWKIDWLNDGGNIPGFSNLVLYGRDQRTILAPAPEPETWAMLATGLLAIGLTARRRRKDSVAIRPQM from the coding sequence ATGTTGAAAATGAAACACAAGCTGCTGGCCGCGCTGGCGCTCGCCGCCGCCCAGGCCCAGGCCGGGTCGGCAGGTCAACTGACGGTGGACGACGCCAGCCTCGGCGGCACTGGTCCCGCCTTCTGGTCGGACGATACGGTGTATTCGGGCGTCAATCCGATGCGCAGCACCTCCGGCTTCGCGGGCGAGTTCGCCCCCACCGGCACCGGTTCCTGGACCTCGCTGGAACGGATCAGCCAGAGCGGCGCGATCCGGGACCAGAGCAGCACCTTCAACTTCACCTTCGCCTTCGACAACGCCGCGCACACGAGCGGCAGCTGGACGATTACCAACGCCACGGCCAACAAGGTGCAGATCGACCTCGTGCTGGCCATGCACGCCGCGAACGGCGGCGGCTCCTTCCTGTTCGATAATCAGGTGATCGATGCGCGCCAGACCCTGGCGGGCCGCTGGAAGATCGACTGGCTGAACGACGGCGGCAACATCCCCGGCTTCTCCAACCTGGTGTTGTATGGGCGCGACCAGCGCACCATTCTCGCCCCCGCCCCGGAACCCGAGACCTGGGCCATGCTGGCCACGGGCCTGCTGGCCATCGGCCTCACCGCGCGCCGCCGCCGCAAGGACAGCGTCGCCATCCGGCCTCAGATGTAA
- the lpxO gene encoding lipid A hydroxylase LpxO: protein MKWAIVGFYILAVLHIHFRGRVRLPIGRQLFDHSSFMAPINIFMHWFSRVPSTPYLNVADFRELAPLQQNWQTIRDEAENLIRLQKIKASEKNDDAGFNSFFKAGWKRFYLKWYDASHPSAEQLCPQTYALLKSIPSVKAAMFAELPPGGKLNPHRDPFAGSLRYHLGLATPNDDRCFIDVDGERHSWRDGEGVMFDETYIHWAINGSESNRIILFCDVERPMRFRWAQAINRFLGKTMMTAAASPNETGDQVGLVSKLFRISFYAGQYRRRFKAWNKNVYKVTKVALIIGLAALIYYI, encoded by the coding sequence ATGAAATGGGCGATTGTCGGTTTCTACATCCTGGCCGTTCTGCACATCCACTTCCGTGGCCGCGTGCGGCTGCCGATCGGGCGCCAGCTGTTCGACCACTCGTCCTTCATGGCTCCCATCAATATCTTCATGCACTGGTTCTCGCGCGTGCCGTCCACGCCCTACCTGAACGTGGCCGATTTCCGCGAGCTGGCGCCCCTGCAGCAGAACTGGCAGACCATCCGCGATGAGGCGGAGAACCTGATTCGCCTGCAGAAGATCAAGGCTTCGGAAAAGAACGACGACGCGGGCTTCAATTCCTTCTTCAAGGCAGGCTGGAAGCGCTTCTACCTGAAGTGGTACGACGCCAGCCATCCTTCGGCCGAGCAGCTCTGCCCGCAGACCTATGCGCTGCTGAAGAGCATCCCATCCGTGAAGGCGGCCATGTTCGCCGAGCTGCCGCCCGGCGGCAAGCTCAATCCCCACCGCGATCCCTTCGCCGGTTCCCTGCGCTATCACCTGGGCCTTGCCACGCCCAACGACGACCGCTGCTTCATCGACGTGGACGGGGAGCGCCACAGCTGGCGCGACGGGGAAGGGGTGATGTTCGACGAGACCTATATCCACTGGGCCATCAACGGCAGCGAGAGCAACCGCATCATCCTGTTCTGCGACGTGGAGCGCCCCATGCGCTTCCGCTGGGCCCAGGCCATCAACCGCTTCCTCGGCAAGACCATGATGACGGCCGCCGCCTCGCCGAACGAAACGGGCGACCAGGTGGGCCTGGTGAGCAAACTCTTCCGTATTTCCTTCTATGCGGGCCAGTACCGCCGCCGCTTCAAGGCCTGGAACAAGAACGTGTACAAGGTCACCAAGGTGGCCCTGATCATCGGTCTGGCGGCGCTGATCTATTACATCTGA
- a CDS encoding PLP-dependent cysteine synthase family protein has product MMSEHISQIRGSVMEAIGNTPVVMLSRLFRNAEVVAKLEFMNPGGSIKDRMVRHMLRQSPPNLERVVESSSGNTGAALAMASAVYGLQCDITVPDRTSIEKVRRIQAYGAEVHVCVADVPESHERSYHSVAERIAADTGAYHLDQYRSEMNRQAHYSDTAPELWFQLNCQLDYFVCGIGSGGTISGIGRYLKDQNPNIKVIGVEPVNSAYRRMVTSTENEGEYETVMEGVGKRSPSASFDASVVDDVIQVTDEEALDYCRRLARQEGILAGGSSGCVTAGIAKLLPRLSGRIATIFPDSGAFYLSKYF; this is encoded by the coding sequence ATGATGTCCGAACATATTTCTCAAATCCGTGGTTCCGTAATGGAGGCCATCGGCAATACCCCCGTGGTGATGCTCTCGCGGCTGTTTCGTAATGCCGAGGTGGTGGCCAAACTGGAATTCATGAATCCGGGCGGCAGCATCAAGGACCGCATGGTGCGCCATATGCTGCGCCAGTCCCCGCCCAATCTGGAACGCGTGGTGGAAAGCTCGTCCGGCAACACCGGCGCGGCGCTGGCCATGGCCAGCGCGGTCTACGGGCTGCAGTGCGATATCACGGTGCCGGACCGCACCAGCATCGAAAAGGTGAGACGCATCCAGGCCTATGGGGCCGAGGTGCATGTGTGCGTTGCCGACGTGCCGGAATCGCATGAGCGCAGCTACCACTCGGTGGCCGAGCGCATTGCCGCCGACACGGGCGCCTACCATCTCGACCAGTACCGCTCGGAGATGAACCGCCAGGCCCACTATTCGGATACCGCGCCCGAGCTGTGGTTCCAGCTGAACTGCCAGCTCGACTATTTCGTATGCGGCATCGGCTCCGGCGGCACGATCTCGGGCATTGGCCGCTACCTGAAGGACCAGAACCCGAACATCAAGGTGATCGGCGTGGAGCCCGTGAATTCGGCTTACCGCAGGATGGTGACGAGCACCGAGAACGAAGGCGAGTACGAAACCGTGATGGAGGGCGTGGGCAAGCGCTCACCGTCCGCCAGCTTCGATGCCAGCGTGGTGGACGATGTGATCCAGGTGACGGACGAGGAGGCGCTGGACTACTGCCGCCGCCTCGCACGCCAGGAGGGCATTCTGGCGGGCGGCTCGAGCGGCTGCGTCACCGCCGGCATCGCCAAGCTGCTGCCCCGCCTGAGCGGGCGCATCGCGACGATCTTCCCCGACTCGGGCGCCTTCTATCTCTCCAAGTACTTCTGA
- a CDS encoding methyl-accepting chemotaxis protein: MEAARAGEQGRGFAVVASEVRNLAGRSASAAREIKSLIESSVSQVAQGSALAVRAGETMARVVTSVQQVSDLISEVTTASGEQAAGVEQINEAVVQMDVATQQNAALVEQAAAATHSLEEEALRLSESVSKFRLADERRPAAQVAVLHRQPQARMQRAARTLQRAA, from the coding sequence GTGGAAGCGGCAAGGGCGGGCGAGCAGGGACGCGGCTTTGCCGTGGTGGCCAGCGAGGTACGCAATCTGGCCGGCCGTTCCGCCAGCGCGGCCAGGGAGATCAAGTCGCTCATTGAAAGTTCGGTGAGCCAGGTGGCGCAAGGCAGCGCTCTCGCGGTGCGTGCGGGGGAAACCATGGCGCGCGTGGTGACGAGCGTGCAGCAGGTGTCCGACCTCATCTCCGAAGTCACCACCGCGAGCGGCGAACAGGCCGCAGGCGTCGAGCAGATCAACGAGGCGGTGGTGCAGATGGACGTGGCGACGCAGCAGAACGCGGCCCTGGTGGAGCAGGCCGCCGCGGCGACGCATTCGCTGGAGGAGGAGGCGCTGCGGCTGTCGGAATCGGTCAGCAAGTTCCGTCTGGCGGACGAGCGCCGCCCGGCCGCCCAGGTCGCCGTGCTGCACAGGCAGCCGCAGGCCCGCATGCAGCGCGCCGCGCGCACGCTTCAGCGCGCGGCCTGA
- a CDS encoding MCP four helix bundle domain-containing protein produces MKFSDWKVGTRLAAGFAVMVALLMGLGSLSVLAMNETRDETVVVLEQALQTERMLKEWHGVIEVNLVRSVAAAKASDPAVQKQFEEAIAQASARATALQKTIGERLPDGEAKKLFEEVHQRRAAYREARAAAFKQKQAGNVEQANRFFDTELASQASGYMASLDKLVRYQQQLINRSGEDIKVLSGHTAQAVTYASLLAIVVAAGMGYAIARSLLRQLGGEPAYAAEVTARIAAGDLSQPVTLRAGDRSSLLFSIAQMRDSLAGIVGEVRSGTDRVLHASREIAGGVSDLSGRTEKYPRTQCRGGSGKGGRAGTRLCRGGQRGTQSGRPFRQRGQGDQVAH; encoded by the coding sequence ATGAAATTCTCGGACTGGAAGGTTGGCACCCGCCTGGCAGCAGGCTTTGCAGTGATGGTGGCCCTGCTGATGGGCCTGGGCTCCCTGAGCGTGCTGGCCATGAACGAGACCAGGGACGAAACGGTTGTCGTGCTTGAGCAGGCGCTGCAGACCGAGCGCATGCTCAAGGAATGGCATGGCGTTATCGAAGTCAATCTCGTTCGTTCCGTTGCCGCGGCCAAGGCCAGCGATCCGGCGGTGCAGAAGCAGTTCGAAGAAGCCATTGCGCAGGCTTCGGCCCGGGCGACCGCGCTGCAGAAGACCATCGGCGAGCGGCTGCCCGATGGCGAGGCGAAGAAGCTTTTTGAAGAAGTCCATCAGCGGCGGGCCGCCTACCGCGAGGCGCGGGCGGCGGCCTTCAAACAGAAGCAGGCCGGTAACGTGGAACAGGCCAACCGCTTCTTCGATACGGAGCTGGCCAGCCAGGCGAGCGGCTATATGGCGAGCCTGGACAAACTGGTGCGCTATCAGCAGCAGCTGATCAACCGCAGCGGCGAAGACATCAAGGTCCTGAGCGGGCACACGGCGCAAGCGGTGACTTACGCTTCGCTGCTGGCGATTGTGGTGGCAGCCGGGATGGGCTACGCCATCGCGCGTTCCCTGCTGCGCCAGCTGGGAGGCGAGCCGGCCTACGCGGCGGAAGTGACGGCGCGCATAGCGGCAGGCGACCTGTCGCAGCCTGTGACGCTGCGCGCGGGCGACCGCAGCAGCCTGCTGTTCAGCATCGCCCAGATGCGCGACAGCCTGGCAGGCATTGTGGGCGAGGTGCGCTCCGGCACCGACCGCGTGCTGCACGCGTCGCGGGAAATTGCGGGCGGCGTGTCCGACCTGTCCGGCCGCACGGAGAAATATCCTCGCACTCAATGCCGCGGTGGAAGCGGCAAGGGCGGGCGAGCAGGGACGCGGCTTTGCCGTGGTGGCCAGCGAGGTACGCAATCTGGCCGGCCGTTCCGCCAGCGCGGCCAGGGAGATCAAGTCGCTCATTGA
- a CDS encoding alpha/beta fold hydrolase, with protein MQRRTFLHLAAATAASALPFSHAGAHAMDAQAFHAARRYMALDAGRVAYIDRGRGDAVLMLHGFPLNSFQWRGVIERLSPYRRCIAPDFLGLGYTEVADGASVAPDAQVAMLAALLDKLSVRTVDIIANDSGGAVAQMFMVRYPERVRSVLLTNCDSEHDCPPPALKPVIDMAKAGVFADEWFVPWLRDKTLARSAQGLGGMCYADPAHPSDEALECYLGPLVSTPRRKAAMHAYAIALERNWLAEIGPALKSSKVPVRVLWGMGDTIFSPSNADYFDQAFGNPRGVLRIPGAKLFWPEERPQLIAAEAQALWNIKV; from the coding sequence ATGCAACGCCGCACTTTCCTCCATCTCGCCGCCGCCACCGCCGCCAGCGCACTGCCGTTCAGCCATGCAGGCGCGCACGCCATGGATGCCCAGGCATTCCACGCCGCCCGCCGCTACATGGCCCTGGATGCGGGCCGCGTCGCCTATATCGACCGTGGCCGCGGCGACGCGGTGCTCATGCTGCACGGTTTCCCGCTTAACAGCTTCCAGTGGCGCGGCGTGATCGAGCGCCTGTCGCCGTACCGCCGCTGCATCGCGCCGGACTTCCTGGGCCTGGGCTACACCGAGGTGGCCGATGGCGCGAGCGTGGCGCCGGACGCGCAGGTGGCCATGCTGGCCGCGCTGCTGGACAAGCTCTCCGTCCGCACCGTCGATATCATCGCCAACGACAGCGGCGGCGCGGTAGCGCAGATGTTCATGGTGCGCTATCCCGAGCGCGTGCGCAGCGTGCTGCTGACGAACTGCGACAGCGAGCACGATTGCCCGCCGCCCGCCCTGAAGCCCGTGATCGACATGGCCAAGGCCGGCGTATTCGCCGACGAATGGTTCGTGCCCTGGCTGAGGGACAAGACGCTCGCGCGTTCGGCCCAGGGCTTGGGAGGCATGTGCTACGCCGATCCGGCGCATCCGAGCGATGAGGCGCTGGAGTGCTATCTGGGTCCGCTGGTGAGCACGCCGCGCCGCAAGGCCGCCATGCACGCCTATGCCATCGCGCTGGAGCGCAACTGGCTGGCGGAGATCGGGCCGGCGTTGAAATCGAGCAAGGTGCCGGTGCGCGTGCTGTGGGGGATGGGCGATACGATCTTCTCGCCTTCCAATGCGGACTATTTCGACCAGGCCTTCGGCAATCCGCGCGGCGTGCTGCGCATTCCGGGCGCCAAGCTGTTCTGGCCGGAGGAGCGCCCGCAGCTGATCGCCGCCGAGGCCCAGGCCCTCTGGAACATCAAGGTGTAA
- a CDS encoding helix-turn-helix domain-containing protein: MNMHASGAIAPSQVGALLREWRAARRLSQLDLALDAGLSARHLSCIETGKAQPSRDVLARLADTLEMSLRERNALLVAAGYAPRYPESELGTPELSQVRQAIDFILHQQEPYPAFLLNRHWDIVGANEAAVRFTGAMLGGRASPHRNMLRHVFDPDDLRASLANWEEVAGHLISHLHALVARSPLDATARALLDEVLAYPGVPAHWRLRDLSSVPGPLLTTTFNHEGQTFSFFSTITTFGTPRDITIDELHIESCFPMDEATAAFCRALAQQEA; this comes from the coding sequence ATGAACATGCATGCATCCGGCGCCATCGCGCCCTCCCAAGTCGGCGCGCTGCTGCGCGAATGGCGCGCCGCGCGCCGTCTGAGCCAGCTCGATCTGGCGCTGGACGCGGGCCTCTCCGCCCGCCACCTGAGCTGCATCGAGACCGGCAAGGCGCAGCCAAGCCGCGACGTGCTGGCACGGCTGGCGGACACCCTCGAAATGTCGCTGCGGGAGCGCAACGCGCTGCTGGTGGCGGCGGGCTATGCGCCGCGCTACCCCGAATCCGAGCTGGGTACGCCCGAGCTCTCGCAGGTGCGGCAGGCCATCGACTTCATCCTGCACCAGCAGGAGCCCTATCCCGCCTTTTTGCTGAACCGGCACTGGGATATCGTGGGAGCCAACGAAGCCGCCGTGCGCTTCACCGGCGCCATGCTGGGAGGCCGCGCCAGCCCCCACCGCAACATGCTGCGCCACGTCTTCGATCCGGACGACCTGCGCGCTTCGCTCGCGAACTGGGAAGAAGTGGCTGGGCACCTGATCAGCCACCTGCACGCCCTGGTCGCCCGTTCGCCATTGGACGCCACGGCGCGCGCGCTGCTCGATGAGGTGCTGGCCTACCCTGGCGTACCTGCCCATTGGCGGCTGCGCGACCTGTCCTCAGTGCCCGGCCCCCTGCTGACAACGACCTTCAACCACGAAGGACAGACCTTCAGCTTCTTCTCCACCATCACCACCTTCGGCACGCCGCGCGACATCACCATCGACGAGCTGCACATCGAATCGTGCTTCCCGATGGACGAAGCGACAGCCGCCTTCTGCCGCGCGCTCGCGCAACAGGAAGCATAA